The following are encoded in a window of Ricinus communis isolate WT05 ecotype wild-type chromosome 4, ASM1957865v1, whole genome shotgun sequence genomic DNA:
- the LOC8289641 gene encoding ceramide kinase, with amino-acid sequence MEIIRRDDDADDNGSNSISNVEGDFDESSVLRSTFFLDNVGEVSLVLNSEGLSWKLLDSFETDDSICLGIKFVPKVATEIKFSGTYGVEITNYGLIHGSNRPNVGKYLLSRKSHDSEMHRFTVHGVQKSQTQPCLWVLTAYTFGHKDLQTCHIWVNRIKASLKIEVERPKNLLVFVNPRSGKAHGCRTWETVAPIFSRAEVETKVVVTQRAGHAFDVMASLANRELSAYDGVVVVGGDGFFNEILNGFLLSRHKAPHPPSPSDFIHSDERKVNALVHDPNEPVLEAANKIEDDAPLISSSICNGLGLRDVGTEDVPDNTDEDLEFRHLRENLRFGIIPAGSTDAIVMCTTGTRDPITSTLHIVLGKRVNLDIAQVVRWKISSTSNIEPCVRYAASFAGYGFYGDVITESEKYRWMGPKRYDYAGTKVFLRHRSYEAEVAYIETESGKANSTAGKGHLLSRIRGALDKSERAVCRINCGVCNTKPVYVSTRNLCATPYSRSEGTRWKRCKGNFLSVGAAIISNRNERAPDGLVADAHLSDGFLHLLLIRDCPRPLYLWHLTQLAKRGGKPLHFEFVEHYKTPAFTFTSFGNESVWNLDGELFPARKLSAQVFQGLISLFASGPEV; translated from the exons ATGGAAATTATAAGGAGAGATGATGATGCTGATGATAATGGCAGCAATAGTATTAGTAATGTCGAAGGAGATTTTGATGAATCATCGGTTTTGAGATCGACCTTTTTCTTGGATAATGTTGGGGAAGTTTCTCTCGTTCTGAATTCTGAAGGGTTGTCTTGGAAATTGCTTGATTCTTTCGAAACT GATGACTCGATTTGTTTAGGAATTAAATTTGTTCCCAAAGTTGCTACTGAGATAAAGTTTTCGGGCACATATGGTGTTGAGATAACAAACTATGGTTTAATTCATGGATCAAATCGCCCTAATGTTGgaaaatatcttttaagtcGCAAGTCGCATGACTCTGAG ATGCATCGATTTACAGTGCATGGTGTCCAAAAGTCTCAGACCCAGCCATGTCTTTGGGTCTTAACTGCATACACATTTGGTCACAAGGATCTGCAGACATGTCACATTTGGGTTAATCGAATTAAGGCTTCCCTGAAGATAGAAGTGGAGAGGCCAAAGAATCTTCTG GTTTTCGTTAATCCAAGGAGTGGGAAAGCACATGGCTGTAGGACCTGGGAAACTGTGGCTCCTATATTCTCACGTGCTGAAGTAGAAACAAAG GTGGTTGTGACACAGAGGGCAGGACATGCATTTGATGTGATGGCATCTCTTGCAAACAGGGAACTCAGTGCATATGATGGTGTCGTAGTTGTT GGTGGTGATGGTTTCTTCAACGAAATCCTTAACGGGTTTCTTCTTTCTAGGCATAAAGCCCCTCACCCACCATCTCCTTCAGATTTTATTCATTCTGACGAGAGAAAAGTCAATGCTTTAGTTCATGATCCAAATGAACCAGTTCTTGAAGCTGCTAACAAAATTGAAGACGATGCTCCTCTTATTTCAAGTTCTATATGCAATGGATTGGGATTAAGAGATGTTG GAACTGAAGATGTTCCTGACAACACAG ATGAAGATCTTGAGTTTCGACATCTCAGAGAAAATCTTAGATTTGGAATTATTCCTGCTGGTTCAACTGATGCAATTGTCATGTG TACAACCGGAACAAGAGATCCTATAACATCTACATTGCACATTGTGTTGGGTAAAAGGGTGAACCTTGATATAGCTCAAGTTGTGAGATGGAAAATATCATCTACATCAAATATTGAACCATGTGTGCGCTATGCAGCTTCTTTTGCTgg GTATGGATTTTATGGAGATGTTATTACAGAGAGTGAAAAGTACCGTTGGATGGGCCCCAAACGTTATGATTATGCAGGAACAAAGGTGTTTTTGAGACACAG ATCATATGAGGCAGAAGTAGCATACATAGAAACTGAATCAGGAAAAGCAAATTCAACTGCTGGGAAAGGTCATCTACTTAGCAGAATTAGAGGTGCATTGGATAAATCAGAAAGAGCAGTTTGTCGGATAAATTGTGGTGTCTGTAACACGAAGCCTGTTTATGTGTCTACAAGAAATCTCTGTGCAACCCCTTATTCGCGTTCAGAAGGCACTAGATGGAAGAGATGTAAAGGAAATTTCCTTAGTGTTGGTGCTGCTATAATCTCTAACAGAAATGAAAGAGCACCGGATGGTTTGGTGGCTGATGCACACCTTTCAGATGGTTTCCTGCATCTCCTGCTGATTAGAGACTGTCCTCGTCCTTTATATTTATG GCACCTTACCCAGCTAGCAAAGAGAGGGGGAAAGCCCCTGCATTTTGAGTTTGTGGAACACTATAAG ACCCCGGCTTTTACATTTACTTCTTTTGGCAATGAGAGTGTTTGGAATTTGGACGGTGAGCTCTTTCCGGCACGCAAACTATCGGCACAAGTCTTTCAAGGGCTTATTAGTTTATTTGCATCTGGTCCTGAAGTTTAA
- the LOC8289638 gene encoding hexose carrier protein HEX6 (The RefSeq protein has 3 substitutions compared to this genomic sequence) — protein sequence MAAGLAITSEGGQYNGRMTSFVALSCMMAAMGGVIFGYDIGVSGGVTSMDPFLKKFFPDVYRKMKEDTEISNYCKFDSQLLTSFTSSLYVAGLVASFFASSVTRAFGRKPSILLGGXVFLAXAALGGAAVNVYMLIFGRVLLGVGVGFANQAVPLYLSEMAPPRYRGAINNGFQFSVGIGALSANLINYGTEKIEGGWGWRISLAMAAVPAAILTFGALFLPETPNSLIQRSNDHERAKLMLQRVRGTTDVQAELDDLIKASIISRTIQHPFKNIMRRKYRPQLVMAVAIPFFQQVTGINVIAFYAPILFRTIGLEESASLLSSIVTGLVGSASTFISMLIVDKLGRRALFIFGGVQMFVAQIMVGSIMAAELGDHGGIGKGYAYIVLILICIYVAGFGWSWGPLGWLVPSEIFPLEIRSAGQSIVVAVSFLFTFVVAQTFLSMLCHFKSGIFFFFGGWVVVMTAFVHFLLPETKKVPIEKMDIVWRDHWFWKKIIGEEAAEENNKMEAA from the exons ATGGCTGCAGGATTGGCCATTACAAGTGAAGGGGGTCAGTACAATGGCAGGATGACCTCCTTTGTTGCTCTATCTTGCATGATGGCTGCCATGGGAGGAGTCATTTTTGGCTATGATATTGGAGTTTCAG GTGGTGTGACATCAATGGATCCcttcttgaagaaattctttccGGATGTGTAcaggaaaatgaaagaagacaCAGAAATTAGCAACTACTGCAAGTTTGATAGTCAACTTTTAACCTCCTTCACATCCTCACTATATGTTGCTGGCCTTGTTGCTTCCTTCTTCGCCTCGTCGGTCACTAGAGCTTTTGGGCGCAAGCCATCAATTCTTTTAGGCGGTGCTGTTTTCCTTGCCGGCGCAGCCCTTGGTGGTGCTGCAGTTAATGTGTATATGTTGATATTTGGCCGCGTCTTGCTTGGAGTTGGTGTCGGTTTTGCAAACCAG GCAGTTCCACTTTATCTGTCTGAAATGGCACCGCCAAGATATAGAGGGGCAATCAACAACGGCTTCCAATTTAGTGTTGGTATTGGGGCATTGTCTGCCAACCTTATAAACTATGGAACAGAAAAGATTGAAGGTGGCTGGGGTTGGCGAATTTCCCTAGCAATGGCAGCAGTTCCAGCTGCAATCCTGACATTTGGTGCACTTTTCCTCCCAGAGACACCCAATAGCCTGATTCAGCGCAGCAATGATCATGAGAGAGCCAAACTTATGTTACAACGTGTGCGAGGTACCACTGATGTCCAAGCAGAACTTGACGATCTCATCAAAGCTAGCATAATCTCAAGAACTATTCAGCACccatttaagaatataatgcGAAGAAAGTATCGGCCTCAACTAGTAATGGCAGTAGCCATACCATTTTTCCAGCAAGTAACAGGGATCAATGTCATTGCATTTTATGCTCCAATACTTTTCAGGACAATCGGCCTGGAAGAAAGTGCATCCCTCTTATCTTCTATTGTGACAGGGCTTGTGGGTAGTGCGTCAACGTTCATATCGATGCTTATAGTCGATAAACTTGGAAGAAGAGCATTGTTTATATTTGGGGGTGTACAGATGTTTGTAGCACAGATAATGGTTGGGAGTATTATGGCAGCTGAGCTAGGCGATCATGGTGGTATAGGTAAAGGGTATGCTTATATAGTTCTGATTTTGATCTGTATTTACGTGGCTGGATTCGGGTGGTCATGGGGTCCTCTTGGATGGTTGGTTCCTAGTGAGATATTCCCATTAGAGATTCGATCAGCAGGGCAAAGTATTGTGGTGGCAGTGAGCTTTTTATTCACTTTCGTTGTTGCACAAACTTTTCTATCTATGCTTTGCCACTTCAAATCTggaattttcttcttttttggaGGATGGGTTGTAGTGATCACTGCCTTTGTGCACTTTTTGCTGCCAGAGACGAAGAAGGTGCCAATTGAGAAAATGGATATAGTGTGGAGGGACCACTGGTTTTGGAAGAAAATTATAGGGGAAGAAGCTGCTgaggaaaataataaaatggaaGCAGCATGA
- the LOC8289639 gene encoding uncharacterized Rho GTPase-activating protein At5g61530 produces MPSPGSPQWQEKATVFFSSSGTKLKEAGQSAGTLVGDFAKDAKVNVADAAERVGSAVKSRWTFLREPATRHILQEQLITAAATTGMFLRKGMSGTKDKVAVGKTKVEEVAKRTAQKSKTILTDIERWQKGVASTDVFGVPIEVTVQRQESSRPIPHILVKCADYLILSGLNSMQLFKAEGNIKAIQQLISIYNQDASASLPEGVNPLDVAALIKFYLASLPEPLTTFELYNEIKGARSSIYAMKNILKKLPTVNYMTLELITALLLRVSQKSLLNKMDARSLAMETAPVIMWRKEQKPEIYRQFWNQASRYSSKKSMDQAPVYSEWDMLSEEGEGMDASSAIPLDDGTPMDFGAIEVIQCLIEQHNAIFTDANETVWR; encoded by the exons ATGCCTTCACCCGGCTCACCTCAGTGGCAGGAGAAGGCtactgttttcttttcttcctcag GAACGAAGCTTAAAGAAGCTGGGCAGTCAGCTGGAACCTTAGTGGGAGATTTTGCAAAGGATGCAAAGGTTAATGTTGCTGATGCAGCAGAACGAGTTGGGTCAGCGGTTAAAAGTCGGTGGACGTTTCTTCGGGAGCCAGCAACTAGGCATATTCTGCAGGAACAATTAATCACTGCAGCTGCTACTACTGGCATGTTCTTGAGGAAGGGCATGTCAGGTACAAAGGACAAAGTTGCTGTTGGGAAGACAAAAGTTGAAGAG GTGGCAAAAAGGACTGCACAAAAAAGTAAGACAATTTTGACTGACATTGAAAGATGGCAGAAG GGAGTGGCAAGCACTGATG TATTTGGAGTTCCAATTGAGGTCACTGTTCAAAGACAAGAATCCAGCAGGCCTATTCCCCAtattttggtcaaatgtgcaGATTATCTCATATTATCAG GATTAAACTCAATGCAGTTGTTTAAAGCTGAAGGAAATATAAAGGCTATTCAGCAATTGATCTCTATATATAACCAAG ATGCCAGTGCTTCATTGCCAGAAGGTGTAAATCCACTTGATGTGGCAGCTCTGATCAAGTTTTATCTTGCAAGTCTTCCTGAACCTCTAACAACATTTGAGCTCTATAATGAGATTAAAGGTGCTCGCTCTAGCATATATGCAATGAAAAATATCCTGAAGAAGCTTCCTACTGTAAACTATATGACTTTGGAGCTTATCACTGCACTGCTGCTCCGTGTCAGCCAGAAATCACTTCTTAACAAG ATGGATGCACGAAGCCTTGCCATGGAAACCGCCCCTGTCATTATGTGGCGGAAAGAGCAGAAACCAGAAATTTACAGGCAATTCTGGAATCAAGCATCAAGATATTCTTCCAAGAAGAGCATGGATCAAGCACCTGTTTATAGTGAATGGGACATGCTTTCAG AAGAAGGTGAAGGTATGGATGCTTCATCCGCCATTCCCTTGGATGATGGTACACCTATGGATTTTGGTGCTATTGAGGTTATTCAGTGTCTCATAGAACAGCACAATGCAATATTCACAGATGCAAATGAGACAGTGTGGAGGTAA
- the LOC8289640 gene encoding probable isoaspartyl peptidase/L-asparaginase 3 isoform X3 gives MEVGAVAAMRYVKDGIKAAKLVMQHTQHTLLVGEQASAFAISLGLPGPTNLSSSESMEKWTKWKENRCQPNFWKNVLPVNSCGPYHPKGIMNVKEEECSQINAMGLAEPRSSHIGRHNHDTISMAVIDRMGHVAVGTSTNGATYKIPGRVGDGPIAGSSAYADNDVGACGATGDGDIMMRFLPCYQVVESMRLGMEPRDAAKDAISRIARKFPGFVGAVFAVNKNGVHAGACHGWTFQYSVRSPEMNKVEVFTVFP, from the exons ATGGAGGTTGGAGCTGTTGCTGCCATGAGGTATGTGAAAGATGGCATCAAAGCTGCAAAATTAGTGATGCAACATACACAACACACTCTGCTTGTTGGGGAGCAGGCATCAGCCTTTGCCATTTCATTGGGTCTTCCTGGACCTACAAACCTGAGTTCATCTGAGTCCATGGAGAAATGGACTaaatggaaagaaaatcgCTGCCAACCTAACTTTTGGAAAAATGTCTTGCCAGTTAACAGCTGTGGTCCTTATCATCCAAAGGGCATCATGAATGTCAAGGAAGAGGAATGCTCCCAAATTAACGCAATGGGACTGGCTGAACCAAGATCATCTCATATTGGTCGTCATAACCATGACACTATATCAATGGCCGTCATTGATAGG ATGGGGCATGTAGCTGTTGGTACATCAACAAATGGGGCCACATATAAGATCCCAGGCAG AGTGGGTGATGGGCCCATTGCGGGATCTTCAGCATATGCCGACAATGATGTTGGTGCTTGTGGTGCGACCGGTGATGGTGACATCATGATGCGCTTCCTTCCATG CTATCAAGTAGTCGAAAGTATGAGATTAGGTATGGAACCTAGAGACGCTGCCAAGGATGCAATATCACGTATCGCAAGAAAATTTCCTGGTTTTGTGGGAGCTGTTTTTGCCGTCAATAAGAATGGTGTGCATGCTGGTGCTTGCCATGGATGGACGTTTCAGTACTCGGTGAGGAGTCCAGAAATGAACAAGGTGGAGGTTTTCACAGTGTTCCCCTGA
- the LOC8289640 gene encoding probable isoaspartyl peptidase/L-asparaginase 3 isoform X2 encodes MNGVTMEVGAVAAMRYVKDGIKAAKLVMQHTQHTLLVGEQASAFAISLGLPGPTNLSSSESMEKWTKWKENRCQPNFWKNVLPVNSCGPYHPKGIMNVKEEECSQINAMGLAEPRSSHIGRHNHDTISMAVIDRMGHVAVGTSTNGATYKIPGRVGDGPIAGSSAYADNDVGACGATGDGDIMMRFLPCYQVVESMRLGMEPRDAAKDAISRIARKFPGFVGAVFAVNKNGVHAGACHGWTFQYSVRSPEMNKVEVFTVFP; translated from the exons ATGAATGGG GTGACAATGGAGGTTGGAGCTGTTGCTGCCATGAGGTATGTGAAAGATGGCATCAAAGCTGCAAAATTAGTGATGCAACATACACAACACACTCTGCTTGTTGGGGAGCAGGCATCAGCCTTTGCCATTTCATTGGGTCTTCCTGGACCTACAAACCTGAGTTCATCTGAGTCCATGGAGAAATGGACTaaatggaaagaaaatcgCTGCCAACCTAACTTTTGGAAAAATGTCTTGCCAGTTAACAGCTGTGGTCCTTATCATCCAAAGGGCATCATGAATGTCAAGGAAGAGGAATGCTCCCAAATTAACGCAATGGGACTGGCTGAACCAAGATCATCTCATATTGGTCGTCATAACCATGACACTATATCAATGGCCGTCATTGATAGG ATGGGGCATGTAGCTGTTGGTACATCAACAAATGGGGCCACATATAAGATCCCAGGCAG AGTGGGTGATGGGCCCATTGCGGGATCTTCAGCATATGCCGACAATGATGTTGGTGCTTGTGGTGCGACCGGTGATGGTGACATCATGATGCGCTTCCTTCCATG CTATCAAGTAGTCGAAAGTATGAGATTAGGTATGGAACCTAGAGACGCTGCCAAGGATGCAATATCACGTATCGCAAGAAAATTTCCTGGTTTTGTGGGAGCTGTTTTTGCCGTCAATAAGAATGGTGTGCATGCTGGTGCTTGCCATGGATGGACGTTTCAGTACTCGGTGAGGAGTCCAGAAATGAACAAGGTGGAGGTTTTCACAGTGTTCCCCTGA
- the LOC8289640 gene encoding probable isoaspartyl peptidase/L-asparaginase 3 isoform X1: protein MATGSLPTILLFLFTFFSMVLVDDGAVSSAQYPLVVSTWPFKEAVKAAWRAVDGGLSAVDAVVEGCSTCEVLRCDGTVGPGGSPDENGETTIDALVMNGVTMEVGAVAAMRYVKDGIKAAKLVMQHTQHTLLVGEQASAFAISLGLPGPTNLSSSESMEKWTKWKENRCQPNFWKNVLPVNSCGPYHPKGIMNVKEEECSQINAMGLAEPRSSHIGRHNHDTISMAVIDRMGHVAVGTSTNGATYKIPGRVGDGPIAGSSAYADNDVGACGATGDGDIMMRFLPCYQVVESMRLGMEPRDAAKDAISRIARKFPGFVGAVFAVNKNGVHAGACHGWTFQYSVRSPEMNKVEVFTVFP, encoded by the exons ATGGCCACGGGAAGCCTACCCACCATTCTTCTCTTCCTCTTCACATTCTTCTCCATG GTACTAGTAGATGATGGCGCTGTGAGTTCAGCCCAGTACCCACTAGTAGTGAGCACGTGGCCATTCAAAGAAGCTGTTAAAGCTGCTTGGAGAGCTGTAGATGGTGGCCTTTCTGCTGTTGATGCCGTTGTGGAGGGTTGTTCTACTTGTGAGGTACTTAGGTGTGATGGTACAG TGGGACCTGGTGGAAGTCCAGATGAGAATGGAGAAACTACAATTGATGCCCTGGTCATGAATGGG GTGACAATGGAGGTTGGAGCTGTTGCTGCCATGAGGTATGTGAAAGATGGCATCAAAGCTGCAAAATTAGTGATGCAACATACACAACACACTCTGCTTGTTGGGGAGCAGGCATCAGCCTTTGCCATTTCATTGGGTCTTCCTGGACCTACAAACCTGAGTTCATCTGAGTCCATGGAGAAATGGACTaaatggaaagaaaatcgCTGCCAACCTAACTTTTGGAAAAATGTCTTGCCAGTTAACAGCTGTGGTCCTTATCATCCAAAGGGCATCATGAATGTCAAGGAAGAGGAATGCTCCCAAATTAACGCAATGGGACTGGCTGAACCAAGATCATCTCATATTGGTCGTCATAACCATGACACTATATCAATGGCCGTCATTGATAGG ATGGGGCATGTAGCTGTTGGTACATCAACAAATGGGGCCACATATAAGATCCCAGGCAG AGTGGGTGATGGGCCCATTGCGGGATCTTCAGCATATGCCGACAATGATGTTGGTGCTTGTGGTGCGACCGGTGATGGTGACATCATGATGCGCTTCCTTCCATG CTATCAAGTAGTCGAAAGTATGAGATTAGGTATGGAACCTAGAGACGCTGCCAAGGATGCAATATCACGTATCGCAAGAAAATTTCCTGGTTTTGTGGGAGCTGTTTTTGCCGTCAATAAGAATGGTGTGCATGCTGGTGCTTGCCATGGATGGACGTTTCAGTACTCGGTGAGGAGTCCAGAAATGAACAAGGTGGAGGTTTTCACAGTGTTCCCCTGA
- the LOC8289638 gene encoding hexose carrier protein HEX6 isoform X1 gives MKEDTEISNYCKFDSQLLTSFTSSLYVAGLVASFFASSVTRAFGRKPSILLGGAVFLAGAALGGAAVNVYMLIFGRVLLGVGVGFANQAVPLYLSEMAPPRYRGAINNGFQFSVGIGALSANLINYGTEKIEGGWGWRISLAMAAVPAAILTFGALFLPETPNSLIQRSNDHERAKLMLQRVRGTTDVQAELDDLIKASIISRTIQHPFKNIMRRKYRPQLVMAVAIPFFQQVTGINVIAFYAPILFRTIGLEESASLLSSIVTGLVGSASTFISMLIVDKLGRRALFIFGGVQMFVAQIMVGSIMAAELGDHGGIGKGYAYIVLILICIYVAGFGWSWGPLGWLVPSEIFPLEIRSAGQSIVVAVSFLFTFVVAQTFLSMLCHFKSGIFFFFGGWVVVITAFVHFLLPETKKVPIEKMDIVWRDHWFWKKIIGEEAAEENNKMEAA, from the exons atgaaagaagacaCAGAAATTAGCAACTACTGCAAGTTTGATAGTCAACTTTTAACCTCCTTCACATCCTCACTATATGTTGCTGGCCTTGTTGCTTCCTTCTTCGCCTCGTCGGTCACTAGAGCTTTTGGGCGCAAGCCATCAATTCTTTTAGGCGGTGCTGTTTTCCTTGCCGGCGCAGCCCTTGGTGGTGCTGCAGTTAATGTGTATATGTTGATATTTGGCCGCGTCTTGCTTGGAGTTGGTGTCGGTTTTGCAAACCAG GCAGTTCCACTTTATCTGTCTGAAATGGCACCGCCAAGATATAGAGGGGCAATCAACAACGGCTTCCAATTTAGTGTTGGTATTGGGGCATTGTCTGCCAACCTTATAAACTATGGAACAGAAAAGATTGAAGGTGGCTGGGGTTGGCGAATTTCCCTAGCAATGGCAGCAGTTCCAGCTGCAATCCTGACATTTGGTGCACTTTTCCTCCCAGAGACACCCAATAGCCTGATTCAGCGCAGCAATGATCATGAGAGAGCCAAACTTATGTTACAACGTGTGCGAGGTACCACTGATGTCCAAGCAGAACTTGACGATCTCATCAAAGCTAGCATAATCTCAAGAACTATTCAGCACccatttaagaatataatgcGAAGAAAGTATCGGCCTCAACTAGTAATGGCAGTAGCCATACCATTTTTCCAGCAAGTAACAGGGATCAATGTCATTGCATTTTATGCTCCAATACTTTTCAGGACAATCGGCCTGGAAGAAAGTGCATCCCTCTTATCTTCTATTGTGACAGGGCTTGTGGGTAGTGCGTCAACGTTCATATCGATGCTTATAGTCGATAAACTTGGAAGAAGAGCATTGTTTATATTTGGGGGTGTACAGATGTTTGTAGCACAGATAATGGTTGGGAGTATTATGGCAGCTGAGCTAGGCGATCATGGTGGTATAGGTAAAGGGTATGCTTATATAGTTCTGATTTTGATCTGTATTTACGTGGCTGGATTCGGGTGGTCATGGGGTCCTCTTGGATGGTTGGTTCCTAGTGAGATATTCCCATTAGAGATTCGATCAGCAGGGCAAAGTATTGTGGTGGCAGTGAGCTTTTTATTCACTTTCGTTGTTGCACAAACTTTTCTATCTATGCTTTGCCACTTCAAATCTggaattttcttcttttttggaGGATGGGTTGTAGTGATCACTGCCTTTGTGCACTTTTTGCTGCCAGAGACGAAGAAGGTGCCAATTGAGAAAATGGATATAGTGTGGAGGGACCACTGGTTTTGGAAGAAAATTATAGGGGAAGAAGCTGCTgaggaaaataataaaatggaaGCAGCATGA